In a single window of the Planctomycetota bacterium genome:
- a CDS encoding NAD-dependent epimerase/dehydratase family protein, with protein MSNVLVAGGAGYIGSHTVKALQSAGHSPVIYDNAGRGHRTVADILGCPAVFADLDDTDALTTALREHSIDTVMHFAAFAYVGESVHEPLMYYHNNVATTVNVLEAMREVGVNRFVFSSTCAVYGDPDEVPITEDEKKAPVSPYGRSKWHVEEILADLAASDEKFKYAALRYFNASGCDPEGRLGEDHDPETHLIPVVLRGGWPILGTWDKVSSCVFGYPQNTRG; from the coding sequence ATGAGCAATGTTCTCGTCGCCGGCGGTGCCGGTTATATCGGTTCGCACACCGTCAAGGCCCTGCAGTCCGCCGGCCATAGCCCGGTGATCTACGACAATGCCGGCCGCGGACACAGGACCGTCGCCGACATCCTCGGTTGCCCGGCGGTCTTCGCCGACCTCGACGACACCGATGCACTGACCACCGCGTTGCGGGAACATTCGATCGACACGGTCATGCACTTCGCGGCCTTTGCGTATGTCGGCGAATCGGTGCATGAGCCGCTGATGTACTACCACAACAACGTCGCCACGACCGTCAATGTCCTCGAAGCGATGCGTGAGGTCGGCGTGAATCGGTTCGTGTTTTCCAGCACCTGCGCCGTCTATGGCGATCCCGACGAAGTGCCGATCACCGAGGATGAGAAGAAGGCACCCGTCTCGCCCTACGGCCGCAGCAAGTGGCACGTCGAGGAAATCCTCGCCGACCTGGCCGCGTCCGACGAGAAATTCAAGTACGCCGCCTTGCGCTACTTCAACGCCTCCGGCTGTGACCCCGAAGGCAGACTTGGCGAAGACCACGATCCCGAGACCCACCTGATCCCCGTCGTGCTCCGCGGCGGGTGGCCCATTTTAGGAACCTGGGATAAGGTTAGTTCGTGCGTTTTCGGGTATCCACAAAATACGAGAGGTTAA
- a CDS encoding LemA family protein: MLVLGNILLIGLPLIPFALLGVWIAWTYNGLVRRRQFVKEAWSAIDTELQRRHDLVPNLVETVKGHAAHESGLFEAVATLRNRAAADRAGSADASQQAVDEQELTVAVGKLITVAEAYPDLKASDRFADLQRELSETETRISKARRFYNANVEKLNTAVASVPTNVVAGVFGFRKAAYFEAEDRSTPHVDFGDRS, from the coding sequence ATGCTCGTGCTGGGCAACATCCTGTTGATCGGACTGCCGCTGATTCCGTTCGCGCTGCTGGGCGTGTGGATCGCCTGGACGTACAACGGGCTTGTCCGACGTCGGCAGTTCGTGAAAGAGGCGTGGAGCGCGATCGACACGGAACTGCAACGCCGACACGATTTGGTGCCGAACTTGGTCGAAACGGTCAAAGGACACGCCGCTCACGAGTCCGGCTTGTTCGAGGCCGTCGCGACATTGCGAAACCGAGCCGCCGCCGATCGGGCAGGTTCCGCCGACGCATCGCAACAAGCCGTGGATGAGCAGGAACTGACCGTCGCAGTGGGCAAGCTCATCACGGTCGCCGAGGCGTACCCGGACCTGAAGGCGTCCGACCGCTTTGCCGACCTCCAACGCGAGTTGTCCGAAACGGAGACACGCATCAGCAAGGCACGCCGTTTCTACAACGCGAACGTCGAAAAACTCAACACCGCCGTCGCGTCGGTGCCGACGAACGTCGTCGCTGGCGTGTTCGGATTCAGGAAAGCGGCCTATTTCGAGGCCGAGGATCGCTCGACGCCACATGTGGATTTTGGTGACCGGTCGTAA
- a CDS encoding DNA topoisomerase VI subunit B: MATKSASRKKSSRVNETAESMSARQKEIAVSEFFAKNRHLLGFDNPRKALLTTIKEAVDNSLDACEEAGILPTLHVKILAVDSNGKHVPTPNMTNHARFIVSVRDNGPGIVKHQIPNVFGRLLYGSKFHRLRMSRGQQGIGISAAGMYGLLTTGQPVQIFSKTSPRAKAHRFLLAIDTQKNRPDITADETLDEWTDGEETVRQGTSVAITLEGRFQRGRASVDAYLEQTAIANPHAEIIWTAPDGEVRHFRREVEEVPDSPDEIKPHPYGVELGVLMRMLKETEQKHLGPFLQKEFSRVSPKVAKEIVDKANKLTKATISSQSYTSTFDHGQTEAVHKAIQDTKIQNPPTDCLVPIGDRQILKGLLKETKAEFYTAYTREPAVYRGNPFQIEIGIAFGGDLPREEQARVFRFANRVPLLYQPSACSISKAIQATNWRNYGLTQPRSGMPEGPLIVFVHMASVWVPFTSESKEAIADYDEIRKEVTLGLKECGRKLNTYIRRKQRIAREGQRRDVFKKYIGEVVKACGTMTKVDEKKLYDQLAAVARSKTETADVILDEDGKRVKVDPDKPDPNTPGPNGAGGRLARDESVIVVEANAKQPDADDAASEDPELFDQAA; encoded by the coding sequence ATGGCAACCAAGTCGGCTTCACGGAAGAAGAGTTCCCGCGTCAACGAGACCGCCGAGAGCATGTCCGCGCGGCAGAAGGAAATCGCGGTTAGCGAGTTCTTCGCGAAAAACCGCCACCTGCTCGGCTTCGACAACCCACGCAAGGCGCTGCTCACCACGATCAAGGAGGCGGTCGACAACTCGCTCGACGCCTGCGAGGAAGCGGGCATCCTGCCGACGCTGCACGTGAAGATTCTGGCCGTCGACTCCAACGGCAAGCACGTGCCCACGCCGAACATGACGAACCATGCCCGGTTCATCGTGAGCGTTCGCGACAACGGGCCGGGCATCGTCAAGCACCAGATTCCCAACGTGTTCGGCCGGTTGCTTTACGGCTCGAAGTTTCACCGCCTGCGAATGTCGCGTGGCCAGCAAGGCATTGGCATCTCCGCGGCAGGCATGTATGGCCTGCTCACGACCGGGCAGCCGGTGCAGATCTTCTCCAAGACCAGCCCGCGCGCGAAAGCCCATCGCTTCCTACTCGCGATCGACACGCAGAAGAACCGCCCCGACATCACCGCCGACGAGACGCTCGACGAATGGACCGACGGTGAGGAAACCGTCCGCCAAGGCACGTCCGTCGCGATCACGCTCGAGGGCCGGTTCCAACGCGGCCGGGCGAGTGTCGATGCGTACCTCGAGCAAACCGCCATCGCCAACCCGCACGCCGAGATCATCTGGACCGCGCCCGACGGCGAGGTCCGCCACTTCCGCCGCGAGGTCGAAGAAGTCCCCGACAGCCCCGACGAGATCAAGCCCCACCCCTACGGCGTCGAGCTCGGCGTGCTCATGCGGATGCTCAAGGAGACAGAGCAAAAACACCTCGGCCCGTTCCTGCAAAAAGAGTTCTCACGCGTCTCGCCCAAGGTCGCCAAGGAGATCGTCGACAAGGCCAACAAGCTCACGAAGGCGACCATCTCGTCGCAGTCGTACACAAGCACCTTCGACCACGGCCAGACCGAGGCGGTTCACAAGGCGATACAGGACACCAAGATTCAGAACCCGCCGACCGACTGCCTCGTGCCCATCGGCGACCGGCAAATCCTCAAGGGCCTGCTCAAGGAAACCAAGGCCGAGTTCTATACGGCGTACACCCGCGAGCCGGCCGTCTACCGGGGCAATCCGTTCCAGATCGAGATCGGCATCGCATTCGGCGGCGACCTGCCGCGCGAGGAGCAAGCCCGCGTCTTCCGCTTCGCCAACCGCGTGCCGCTGCTCTACCAACCCTCGGCCTGCTCGATCAGCAAGGCGATCCAGGCGACCAACTGGCGCAACTACGGCCTGACCCAGCCGCGCAGCGGCATGCCCGAGGGGCCGCTGATCGTCTTCGTTCACATGGCGTCGGTGTGGGTGCCGTTCACGAGCGAGTCGAAGGAGGCGATCGCCGACTACGACGAGATCCGCAAGGAGGTCACGCTCGGCCTCAAGGAGTGCGGACGTAAGCTCAATACCTACATCCGCCGCAAGCAACGCATCGCCCGCGAAGGACAACGCCGTGACGTCTTCAAGAAGTACATCGGCGAAGTCGTCAAAGCCTGTGGCACCATGACCAAAGTCGACGAAAAGAAGCTCTACGACCAACTGGCCGCCGTCGCCCGCAGCAAGACCGAGACCGCCGACGTGATCCTCGACGAGGACGGCAAGCGTGTGAAGGTCGACCCGGACAAGCCGGACCCGAACACGCCCGGCCCCAACGGCGCCGGCGGTCGCCTCGCTCGGGACGAAAGCGTCATCGTCGTCGAAGCCAACGCCAAGCAACCCGACGCCGACGACGCCGCGAGCGAAGACCCCGAGCTTTTCGATCAGGCCGCGTAA
- a CDS encoding DUF2207 domain-containing protein, whose protein sequence is MFLMLIPAGMAHAQTARESDAEVIRQFDVELTPIDPATLRVSETITMDFGTNQRRGIFRNIPYRYERHTVKLVDVEVTDAEGKSRRAKITRSSGVLSIRIGDPDVFVTGEHIYVINYTARRAINFFDGKPEVYWNATGDEWPFPIEQVTATLRMPEGVDPGSVKTDSFLGVLGETRGGSVEVIDDALVFTADNLRGNEGLTILAELPEGSVAQATWVTALGWWLSDWWPAVVLPILSVGGMLALWLVRGRDEGANDAVPVEWDPPADMTPAEVGILIDEVCHTHDIIATVIDLAVRGYIRIEQDTNESGWVGLNKGSWTFVRLGKKCDKDRPLLPHEEDLLNALFKKHRKTVKLKQIKGKFYKDFGRIRDGLYVRMTERGFFTGNPDQVRNSFRGIGVLMITGALVFCFLSLANQWATFPWLIGVGLASLPIMMLAKAMPARTLEGSKMLRECRGFRRFLVDVERDRLADVQKDDPTLFGRLLPFAMVLGVEDQWAEQFEGLLTQEPDWYRGHRDGFVPGLFLSDFGRGVSQMGTSMTARPASSGAGGGTSGFSSGGGFSGGGFGGGGGGSW, encoded by the coding sequence ATGTTTCTGATGTTGATCCCGGCTGGCATGGCTCATGCGCAGACGGCGCGCGAGTCCGACGCCGAGGTCATCCGGCAGTTTGACGTCGAACTCACACCGATCGATCCCGCGACGCTCCGAGTCTCCGAGACCATCACGATGGACTTCGGCACCAACCAGCGACGCGGCATTTTCCGAAACATCCCGTACCGCTACGAGCGTCACACCGTCAAGCTCGTCGACGTCGAAGTGACCGACGCCGAGGGCAAGTCTCGCCGGGCGAAGATCACGCGCTCGAGCGGTGTTCTGTCCATTCGGATCGGTGACCCGGACGTTTTCGTCACGGGCGAGCACATCTACGTCATCAACTACACGGCCCGCCGGGCGATCAACTTCTTCGACGGCAAGCCGGAGGTCTACTGGAACGCGACCGGCGATGAGTGGCCGTTTCCGATCGAGCAGGTGACCGCGACACTCCGGATGCCCGAGGGCGTTGACCCGGGTTCGGTGAAGACCGACTCGTTTCTCGGAGTGTTGGGAGAGACACGGGGCGGTTCGGTCGAGGTCATCGACGACGCGCTGGTCTTCACGGCGGACAACCTTCGCGGAAACGAGGGGCTCACGATTCTTGCCGAGTTGCCCGAGGGCTCGGTCGCACAGGCCACTTGGGTGACGGCGCTGGGTTGGTGGCTGAGCGACTGGTGGCCGGCGGTCGTACTGCCCATCCTGAGCGTGGGCGGAATGCTCGCGTTGTGGCTGGTGCGCGGCCGAGACGAAGGGGCCAACGACGCGGTCCCGGTCGAGTGGGATCCGCCGGCCGACATGACGCCGGCCGAAGTCGGCATCCTCATCGACGAGGTGTGCCACACCCACGACATCATCGCCACCGTGATCGACCTCGCCGTCCGTGGCTACATCCGCATCGAACAGGACACCAACGAGAGCGGCTGGGTCGGGCTCAACAAGGGCTCATGGACGTTCGTTCGCCTCGGCAAAAAGTGCGACAAGGACCGGCCGCTTCTGCCGCACGAAGAAGACCTGCTCAATGCGCTGTTCAAAAAGCACCGCAAGACCGTCAAACTCAAGCAAATCAAAGGAAAGTTCTACAAGGACTTCGGCCGGATTCGCGACGGTCTCTACGTCCGCATGACCGAGCGCGGTTTCTTTACCGGCAATCCCGATCAGGTCCGCAACTCCTTTCGCGGCATCGGTGTTCTCATGATCACCGGTGCGCTCGTCTTCTGTTTCTTGTCGCTGGCCAACCAGTGGGCCACATTTCCATGGCTGATAGGTGTCGGCCTGGCATCGCTGCCGATCATGATGCTGGCGAAGGCGATGCCCGCGCGAACGTTGGAAGGGTCAAAGATGTTGCGCGAGTGCCGCGGGTTCCGGCGGTTTCTGGTGGATGTCGAGCGGGATCGGCTTGCCGATGTGCAGAAGGACGACCCGACCCTCTTCGGCCGGTTGCTGCCGTTCGCGATGGTGCTCGGCGTTGAGGATCAATGGGCCGAGCAGTTCGAGGGGTTGCTCACGCAGGAGCCGGATTGGTATCGGGGCCATCGCGACGGTTTCGTGCCCGGCTTGTTTCTGAGCGACTTCGGGCGTGGCGTGTCGCAGATGGGAACGAGCATGACCGCACGTCCGGCCAGCAGCGGGGCCGGCGGCGGCACCAGCGGCTTCAGTTCCGGCGGTGGCTTCTCCGGCGGCGGATTCGGCGGGGGCGGCGGTGGGAGTTGGTGA
- a CDS encoding DNA topoisomerase IV subunit A: MPTKTKKNDTAKKLEQMAKQVISHARAGEDPNFAIPTRSLSNANYDRKKRIITMGDAAQQRNFFDLSKAKKFMQTMLIASGCKELAEQGKTTSIRDMYYHCKHTIEGTKENTFDGQDESDPIIEDLEVTIDALREELGLYAENKGSMVGPMTIVDAGDTIDLTRMGSGGWAVPSIVEANTIQFKKCTADFILLIEKGAVWGRFNQDRFWEKHNCMIIHGGGQPPRGVRRLVYRMHNELKKGRNKLPVYVLADNDPWGYYIYSVVKQGSINLAFESQRMAIPDARFIGMSAFDRERFGFDNVIALNGKDTTRLKEIAAYPWFAGKKDWQREIKKMIDSGVKMELETASSKDFSFITEQYLPEKLKKKQWLD, translated from the coding sequence ATGCCCACCAAGACCAAGAAGAACGACACCGCGAAGAAGCTCGAGCAGATGGCCAAGCAGGTCATCTCCCACGCCCGTGCCGGTGAGGACCCGAACTTCGCCATCCCGACGCGTTCGCTGTCCAACGCGAACTACGACCGCAAGAAGCGCATCATCACCATGGGCGACGCGGCCCAGCAGCGCAACTTCTTCGACCTGAGCAAGGCCAAGAAGTTCATGCAGACCATGCTCATCGCCAGCGGGTGCAAGGAGCTTGCCGAGCAGGGCAAGACGACCTCCATCCGTGACATGTACTACCACTGCAAGCACACGATCGAGGGCACCAAGGAGAACACCTTCGACGGTCAGGACGAGTCCGACCCAATCATCGAAGACCTCGAAGTCACGATCGACGCGCTGCGTGAAGAGCTCGGCTTGTACGCGGAAAACAAGGGCTCGATGGTCGGACCGATGACCATCGTCGACGCCGGCGACACGATCGACCTGACCCGCATGGGTAGCGGCGGCTGGGCCGTCCCCTCGATCGTCGAGGCCAACACGATCCAGTTCAAGAAGTGTACCGCCGACTTCATCCTGCTCATCGAAAAAGGCGCGGTCTGGGGTCGGTTCAACCAGGACCGGTTCTGGGAAAAGCACAACTGCATGATCATCCACGGCGGCGGCCAGCCGCCCCGCGGCGTGCGTCGGCTCGTCTACCGCATGCACAACGAGCTCAAGAAGGGTCGCAACAAGCTGCCCGTCTACGTTCTGGCCGACAACGACCCGTGGGGCTACTACATCTACTCCGTCGTCAAGCAGGGCTCGATCAACCTGGCGTTCGAGTCCCAGCGCATGGCGATTCCCGACGCCCGCTTCATCGGCATGAGCGCCTTCGACCGTGAACGCTTCGGCTTCGACAACGTCATCGCGCTCAACGGCAAGGACACGACCCGCCTCAAGGAGATCGCCGCCTACCCCTGGTTCGCCGGCAAAAAGGACTGGCAACGCGAGATCAAAAAGATGATCGACTCCGGCGTCAAGATGGAACTCGAAACCGCCAGCAGCAAAGACTTCAGCTTCATCACCGAGCAGTACCTGCCCGAGAAGCTCAAGAAGAAGCAATGGCTGGATTGA
- a CDS encoding NAD-dependent epimerase/dehydratase family protein, with protein MRVLIIGGTGLISVGIIKHLHNRDAEIVCFNRGKSSAKDDTPLGDDVVQVHGDRNNQAGMLAAFDGQRFDAVIDMIAFNVEQAQGGLNLAKHVGASQLIFCSTVCTYGVKVPAGVLIDETFPQEPISDYGKNKLAAERALLDNPGDIAVTVIRPSHTYGEGGGMIDQFEGDPPTWRRIEQGMPVPIAGDGLGLWVSTHRDDVGALFAHAVGNEKTFGQCYNATRDVMLTWNDYYRIAGEVLGKPVHAVHVPTQLVLKHSPERFGLLKEITAFHGAYSSAKAMAGVPEFRPTITLADGMRRTFDHLRKHDKLKPAEDRVIDAILADAESIGLRAEVLE; from the coding sequence ATGCGAGTCCTCATCATCGGCGGTACGGGCCTGATCTCGGTTGGCATCATCAAGCACCTCCACAATCGCGACGCGGAGATCGTCTGCTTCAACCGCGGCAAGTCCTCGGCGAAGGACGACACCCCGCTCGGCGACGATGTTGTGCAAGTCCACGGTGATCGCAACAATCAAGCCGGCATGCTCGCGGCGTTCGACGGGCAACGTTTCGACGCCGTGATCGACATGATCGCGTTCAACGTCGAACAGGCCCAGGGCGGACTGAATCTGGCGAAACACGTCGGCGCGTCGCAGCTCATCTTTTGCAGTACCGTGTGCACCTACGGCGTGAAGGTGCCGGCCGGCGTGCTGATTGATGAGACGTTCCCGCAGGAACCGATCAGCGATTACGGCAAGAACAAGCTTGCAGCTGAGCGGGCGCTACTCGACAACCCCGGCGACATCGCGGTGACCGTCATCCGGCCGAGCCACACCTACGGCGAGGGCGGCGGCATGATCGATCAGTTCGAAGGCGACCCGCCGACCTGGCGTCGCATCGAACAGGGCATGCCCGTCCCGATCGCCGGCGACGGGCTGGGCCTCTGGGTCAGCACCCACCGCGACGACGTCGGTGCACTTTTCGCCCATGCCGTCGGGAATGAGAAAACCTTCGGCCAGTGCTACAACGCCACGCGTGATGTGATGCTGACCTGGAACGACTATTACCGCATCGCCGGCGAAGTCCTGGGCAAGCCGGTGCATGCGGTGCATGTGCCGACGCAACTCGTGCTCAAACACAGCCCCGAGCGTTTCGGTCTGCTGAAGGAAATCACTGCGTTTCACGGGGCGTATAGCAGTGCCAAGGCAATGGCCGGCGTCCCCGAGTTCCGCCCGACCATCACCCTCGCCGACGGCATGCGCCGCACGTTTGACCACCTGCGCAAGCACGACAAACTCAAGCCCGCCGAGGACAGAGTAATCGACGCCATCCTCGCCGACGCCGAGTCGATTGGGCTGCGAGCCGAAGTGCTCGAGTAG
- a CDS encoding YifB family Mg chelatase-like AAA ATPase, producing MPLAQVDSYVLTGIDALRCEVEVDVSHRGNEKQVITGLPQAAVRESIERIRRAINNSGHPFHAHRLLIHLAPASVKKDGPALDLPIAVGLLRTTGSIHGDRHCDYLIAGELALDGRLRPIRGGLAMAMLAAELGKAGVILPIDNVREASIVEGIDVIGVGHLQQAVGFLNGQDLIEPFNGEVEVEAKPNRHPIDFADVKGQESVKRALTIACAGSHNVLLIGPPGTGKSMLSKRIPTILPPLTRAESLETTRIYSATGLLDHGVALLTERPVRTPHHSATAQALVGGGSIPRPGECSLAHHGVLFLDELPEFSRSVLEMLRQPMEDGVVTIARVHGSQRFPAEFMLVAAMNPSQDGHGKDAKSAAKYMDRLSGPLLDRIDIHVEVPAVPHEELAKRKPGTDSATMRENVQRVRDVQAQRQGDLPNARLTGRQLDELAPLDDTAALMLKQAMDDMGLSARAYDKVRRVARTIADVDGNQDVTADHIAEAVQFRLLDRRF from the coding sequence ATGCCGCTCGCGCAGGTGGATAGTTACGTGCTCACGGGGATCGACGCGCTGCGGTGCGAGGTCGAGGTCGATGTCTCACACCGGGGTAACGAGAAGCAAGTCATCACCGGGTTGCCGCAGGCGGCGGTGCGGGAGTCGATCGAACGCATCCGCCGCGCGATCAACAACAGCGGCCATCCGTTCCACGCCCACCGGCTGCTCATTCACTTGGCACCGGCGAGTGTCAAGAAGGACGGTCCGGCGCTCGACCTGCCCATCGCGGTCGGCTTGCTGAGAACGACCGGAAGCATTCACGGCGACCGACACTGCGACTACCTCATTGCCGGTGAGCTCGCGCTCGACGGTCGGCTGCGTCCGATCCGCGGCGGTCTGGCAATGGCGATGCTCGCGGCCGAACTCGGCAAGGCCGGCGTCATCCTGCCGATCGACAACGTCCGCGAGGCGTCCATCGTCGAAGGCATTGACGTCATCGGCGTCGGACACTTGCAACAGGCGGTCGGCTTTCTCAACGGCCAGGACCTGATCGAGCCGTTCAACGGCGAAGTTGAAGTGGAGGCCAAGCCGAACCGTCACCCGATCGACTTCGCCGACGTGAAGGGTCAGGAGTCGGTCAAGCGGGCGTTGACGATCGCGTGTGCCGGGAGTCACAACGTGCTGCTCATCGGCCCGCCGGGTACGGGCAAGTCGATGCTCTCCAAGCGCATCCCAACGATCCTGCCGCCGCTCACGCGGGCCGAGTCGTTGGAGACGACGCGCATCTACTCGGCAACCGGCCTGCTCGACCACGGCGTCGCGCTGCTCACCGAACGCCCGGTACGTACGCCCCACCATTCCGCCACCGCGCAAGCCCTCGTCGGCGGCGGCTCGATCCCACGACCGGGCGAATGCTCGCTCGCCCACCACGGCGTGCTCTTCCTCGACGAGCTGCCCGAGTTCTCACGCAGCGTGCTCGAGATGCTTCGGCAACCCATGGAGGATGGCGTCGTCACGATCGCCCGTGTCCACGGCAGCCAGCGTTTCCCGGCGGAGTTCATGCTCGTCGCCGCGATGAACCCGAGCCAGGACGGCCACGGTAAGGACGCCAAGTCGGCCGCGAAGTACATGGATCGACTCTCGGGCCCGTTGCTCGACCGCATCGACATCCACGTCGAGGTCCCCGCCGTCCCGCACGAGGAACTCGCCAAACGCAAGCCCGGCACCGACAGCGCGACCATGCGTGAAAACGTCCAACGTGTCCGCGATGTGCAGGCGCAGCGTCAGGGCGACCTGCCCAACGCTCGTCTCACCGGCCGACAGCTCGACGAACTCGCCCCGCTCGACGACACGGCCGCACTGATGCTCAAACAAGCGATGGACGACATGGGCCTCAGCGCCCGCGCCTACGACAAGGTCCGCCGCGTCGCCCGCACCATCGCCGACGTCGACGGCAACCAGGACGTCACCGCCGACCACATCGCCGAAGCCGTTCAGTTTCGGCTCCTGGACAGGAGATTCTAA
- the panD gene encoding aspartate 1-decarboxylase: MLLELLKAKIHRATVTFTDVDYPGSITIDQNLLDAAGMLVNEKVLIADCDNGERFETYIIPGPRGEGTIGVNGAAARLSGIGHKVIILAFVQVTPDEAQTHESKVVLVDEKNQATKVLAHASSSAG; the protein is encoded by the coding sequence ATGCTCCTCGAACTCCTCAAAGCCAAGATTCACCGTGCGACCGTCACATTCACCGACGTCGATTACCCCGGCAGCATCACGATCGACCAAAACCTTCTTGACGCGGCCGGGATGTTGGTGAATGAAAAGGTGTTGATCGCGGACTGTGACAACGGCGAGCGGTTCGAGACGTACATCATCCCCGGGCCGCGTGGCGAGGGTACCATCGGGGTGAACGGGGCTGCCGCCCGGCTGAGCGGGATCGGCCACAAGGTCATCATCCTTGCGTTCGTGCAGGTCACGCCCGACGAGGCCCAGACCCACGAGAGCAAGGTTGTGCTAGTGGACGAGAAAAATCAGGCCACAAAGGTGTTGGCTCACGCCAGTTCATCTGCAGGATAA
- a CDS encoding glycosyltransferase family 4 protein produces MRILVAHTRYQQFGGEDVIAAAEADLLRSRGHDIRELTLSNDDIDGLTALSKLGMALWSNNGRKQLRAAIGDGVDIVHFHNTHIRLSPAALRAAKDAGAGVVLSLHNFRLVCPRGTLWRDGGVCEDCVGKRLALPGLKHKCYRGSRGATATVAAVNALHRTIGTWRKSVDAYLVHTQSARDLISRGGVPKERLLLKNNFVKTDPGDQGPPGEGLFFIGRLAEEKGIDILLAAAARMGGRLTIAGSGPCAELVEQAAKTNDRINYLGRLEHDKIIPAFKDAAATVVTSTWYEGQPMTILEALACGRPVIASNLGAMPTVIDDGVNGRLFEPGDVDTLARIMDEVLGDRAKLIEMGKAARRKFEAIGTADACYTRLMEVYEAVLEKRHPLPVEVTYPAPINPAIASS; encoded by the coding sequence ATGCGGATTCTCGTCGCACACACCCGCTATCAACAGTTCGGCGGCGAAGACGTCATCGCCGCCGCCGAAGCCGACTTGCTGCGCTCACGCGGTCACGATATCCGCGAACTCACGCTCAGCAACGACGACATCGACGGGCTGACCGCCCTGAGCAAGCTCGGCATGGCTCTTTGGAGCAACAACGGTCGTAAGCAGTTACGCGCAGCGATCGGCGACGGGGTCGACATCGTCCACTTCCACAACACGCACATCCGCCTGTCGCCGGCTGCTCTGCGAGCGGCGAAGGATGCCGGCGCGGGCGTCGTGTTGTCGCTGCACAACTTCCGGCTGGTTTGTCCGCGTGGCACGCTCTGGCGGGACGGCGGCGTTTGCGAGGATTGTGTCGGCAAGCGGCTCGCGCTGCCGGGCCTCAAGCACAAGTGCTATCGCGGCAGCCGAGGTGCGACTGCCACCGTGGCGGCGGTCAACGCTTTGCACCGGACCATCGGCACGTGGCGCAAAAGCGTCGACGCTTACCTTGTTCACACCCAGAGTGCTCGCGACCTCATCAGTCGCGGCGGCGTTCCGAAGGAGCGCCTGCTGCTGAAAAACAACTTCGTCAAGACCGACCCCGGTGATCAGGGCCCGCCCGGCGAAGGGCTGTTTTTCATCGGCCGCTTGGCGGAGGAAAAGGGGATCGACATTCTCCTCGCGGCGGCGGCAAGGATGGGCGGCAGGCTGACCATCGCCGGTAGCGGCCCGTGTGCGGAACTCGTCGAGCAGGCCGCCAAGACCAACGACCGCATCAACTACCTCGGCCGACTCGAGCACGACAAAATAATCCCCGCGTTCAAGGACGCCGCGGCGACGGTCGTCACGTCGACGTGGTACGAGGGCCAGCCGATGACGATCCTCGAAGCGCTTGCTTGCGGCCGGCCGGTGATCGCGTCGAACCTCGGCGCGATGCCGACCGTCATCGACGACGGCGTCAACGGCCGGCTCTTCGAACCGGGCGACGTCGACACGCTCGCGCGGATCATGGACGAAGTGCTCGGCGACCGCGCGAAGTTGATCGAGATGGGCAAGGCCGCCCGCCGAAAGTTCGAGGCGATCGGCACCGCCGACGCGTGCTACACACGGCTGATGGAGGTCTACGAAGCCGTGCTCGAAAAGCGTCACCCGTTGCCGGTCGAAGTGACATACCCGGCCCCAATCAATCCAGCCATTGCTTCTTCTTGA